From Capra hircus breed San Clemente chromosome 12, ASM170441v1, whole genome shotgun sequence, a single genomic window includes:
- the LOC102177727 gene encoding G-protein coupled receptor 183, translated as MDNFTTPSAASLESDCDLYAHHQTARILMPLHYSIVFVIGLVGNLLALIVIIQNRKKINSTTLYSTNLVISDILFTTALPTRIAYYALGFDWRIGDALCRITALVFYINTYAGVNFMTCLSIDRFFAVVHPLRYNKIKRIEHAKCICIFVWILVFAQTLPLLINPMSKQEAERTTCMEYPNFEETKSLPWILLGACFIGYVLPLVIILICYSQICCKLFKTAKQNPLTEKSGVNKKALNTIIFIIVVFVVCFTPYHVAIIQHMIKKLRLPGLLECSQRHSFQISLHFTVCLMNFNCCMDPFIYFFACKGYKRKVMKMLKRQVSVSISSAVRSAPEENSREMTETQMMIHSKSLNGK; from the coding sequence ATGGACAATTTTACTACACCCTCTGCAGCTTCTCTGGAAAGCGACTGTGATCTCTATGCCCACCACCAGACAGCCAGGATCCTCATGCCACTGCATTACAGCATCGTCTTCGTAATTGGGCTTGTGGGAAACTTACTGGCCTTGATTGTCATTattcaaaacaggaaaaaaatcaactcGACCACTCTATATTCAACCAATTTGGTGATTTCGGATATACTTTTTACCACGGCTCTGCCCACACGGATAGCCTACTACGCGTTGGGCTTTGACTGGAGAATTGGCGATGCCCTGTGTAGGATAACCGCTCTTGTGTTTTACATCAACACGTACGCAGGTGTGAACTTCATGACCTGCCTGAGCATTGACCGGTTCTTTGCTGTGGTGCACCCCCTGCGGTACAATAAGATAAAAAGAATTGAACACGCAAAATGTATCTGCATATTTGTCTGGATTCTGGTATTTGCTCAAACACTCCCGCTACTCATAAACCCTATGTCAAAACAGGAGGCTGAAAGGACTACGTGCATGGAATATCCAAACTTTGAGGAAACCAAATCCCTCCCCTGGATTCTGCTTGGTGCCTGTTTCATAGGATACGTACTTCCACTTGTCATTATTCTTATCTGCTATTCTCAAATCTGTTGCAAGCTCTTTAAAACTGCCAAACAGAACCCGCTAACTGAGAAATCGGGGGTCAACAAAAAGGCTCTCaacacaattatttttataattgttgtGTTTGTTGTATGCTTCACGCCTTATCATGTTGCAATTATTCAACACATGATCAAGAAGCTTCGTCTTCCTGGTCTCCTGGAATGTAGCCAAAGACATTCATTCCAGATATCTCTGCACTTTACAGTATGTCTGATGAACTTCAACTGCTGCATGgatccttttatatatttttttgcatgTAAAGGGTACAAGAGAAAGGTCATGAAGATGCTGAAACGTCAAGTCAGTGTATCAATTTCCAGCGCTGTGAGGTCAGCCCCTGAAGAAAACTCACGTGAAATGACAGAAACTCAAATGATGATACATTCCAAGTCTTTAAatggaaagtaa